In one Cronobacter dublinensis subsp. dublinensis LMG 23823 genomic region, the following are encoded:
- the hemW gene encoding radical SAM family heme chaperone HemW: MADLPPLSLYIHIPWCVQKCPYCDFNSHALKGEVPHDDYVQHLLSDLDNDAAWAQGREVKTIFIGGGTPSLLSGPAMQTLLDGVRARLTLAADAEITMEANPGTVEADRFVEYQRAGVNRISIGVQSFSEPKLTRLGRIHGPEEAKRAARLASGLGLRSFNLDLMHGLPDQSLEEALDDLRQAIALNPPHLSWYQLTIEPNTLFGSRPPVLPDDDALWDIFEQGHQLLSAAGYQQYETSAYAKPGYQCQHNLNYWRFGDYLGIGCGAHGKVTLADGRILRTAKTRHPRGYMTGNYLDKQHDVEAQDKPFEFFMNRFRLLEPAPRDEFRRYTGLDESAIRPQIDEAIARNYLVETPESWQITEHGKLFLNSLLELFLVE, from the coding sequence ATGGCTGATTTGCCACCCTTAAGTCTTTATATCCACATTCCCTGGTGCGTGCAGAAGTGCCCTTATTGCGACTTCAACTCCCACGCGCTGAAGGGCGAAGTGCCGCACGACGATTATGTCCAGCATCTGTTAAGCGATCTGGATAACGACGCGGCCTGGGCCCAGGGCCGCGAGGTGAAGACCATTTTCATCGGCGGCGGCACGCCGAGTCTGCTCTCCGGCCCCGCGATGCAAACCTTGCTGGACGGCGTGCGGGCGCGCCTTACGCTCGCGGCGGATGCCGAAATCACCATGGAAGCGAACCCAGGCACCGTAGAAGCCGACCGCTTTGTAGAGTATCAGCGCGCGGGTGTGAACCGAATTTCCATCGGCGTGCAGAGCTTTAGCGAGCCAAAGCTGACGCGACTTGGCCGCATTCACGGGCCGGAAGAAGCAAAGCGCGCGGCGCGGCTCGCAAGCGGCCTTGGGCTTCGCAGCTTTAACCTCGATTTGATGCACGGCCTGCCAGATCAGTCGCTGGAAGAGGCGCTGGATGACCTGCGCCAGGCTATCGCGCTTAATCCGCCGCATCTGTCGTGGTATCAGCTGACCATCGAACCAAATACGCTGTTTGGCTCGCGCCCGCCGGTGCTGCCGGACGACGATGCGCTGTGGGATATTTTCGAGCAGGGCCATCAGTTGCTAAGCGCCGCAGGCTATCAGCAGTATGAGACATCGGCCTATGCCAAACCGGGTTACCAGTGTCAGCACAACCTGAACTACTGGCGCTTCGGGGATTATCTCGGCATCGGCTGCGGCGCGCACGGCAAGGTGACGCTCGCGGACGGGCGTATTCTGCGCACTGCCAAAACCCGCCATCCGCGCGGTTATATGACCGGCAATTATCTCGATAAGCAGCATGACGTGGAGGCGCAGGATAAGCCGTTCGAGTTTTTCATGAACCGTTTCCGCCTGCTCGAACCCGCGCCCCGCGATGAGTTTCGCCGCTACACGGGGCTTGATGAATCCGCCATCCGCCCGCAGATTGACGAGGCGATAGCGCGCAATTATCTGGTAGAGACGCCGGAGAGCTGGCAGATAACCGAGCACGGCAAGCTGTTTCTGAACTCGCTGCTGGAGCTGTTCCTGGTCGAGTAG
- the ftsP gene encoding cell division protein FtsP encodes MSLSRRQFIQASGVALCAGAVPLRAHAAGQQPALPVPPLLESRRGQPLFLTLSRAHWSFAPGTRAQVWGFNGRYMGPTIRVWSGDDVKLIYSNRLQESVAMTVSGLQVPGPLMGGAPRMMSAGADWAPVLPVRQAAATLWYHANTPNRTGQQVYNGLAGMWLVEDAISKALPVPNHYGVDDFPIIIQDKRLDNFGTPEYSEPGSGGFVGDTLLVNGAQSPYVEVSRGWVRLRLLNASNARRYQLQMSDGRPLHVIAGDQGFLPAPVAVKQLALAPGERREVLIDMTNGDEVSITCGEAASIMDRIRGIFEPSSILISTLVLTLRPTGLLPLVTDTLPMRLLPDEIINGAPARSRDITLSDDPGINGQLWDMKRTDVQTQQGAWERWTVRSDMPQSFHMEGVSFLIRSVNGAAPFPEDRGWKDTVWVDGQVELLVWFSQPSWEHFPFLYSSQTLEMADRGSVGQMVVNPAP; translated from the coding sequence ATGTCACTCAGTCGGCGTCAGTTTATTCAGGCATCGGGCGTCGCGCTCTGCGCGGGTGCGGTGCCGCTGAGGGCACATGCCGCGGGCCAGCAGCCAGCGCTGCCGGTGCCGCCGCTTCTGGAGTCGCGCCGCGGCCAACCGCTGTTTCTGACGCTCTCCCGCGCCCACTGGTCTTTCGCGCCGGGCACGCGTGCGCAGGTCTGGGGGTTCAACGGTCGCTATATGGGGCCGACGATCCGCGTCTGGAGCGGCGATGACGTGAAGCTGATTTACAGCAACCGTCTTCAGGAAAGCGTCGCCATGACGGTGAGCGGACTCCAGGTGCCAGGACCGCTGATGGGCGGCGCCCCGCGCATGATGTCGGCTGGGGCCGACTGGGCGCCGGTGCTGCCGGTACGTCAGGCTGCCGCCACGCTCTGGTATCACGCCAACACCCCTAACCGTACCGGCCAGCAGGTCTATAACGGCCTGGCGGGCATGTGGCTGGTGGAAGATGCCATCAGCAAAGCGCTGCCGGTGCCGAATCACTACGGCGTGGACGATTTCCCGATCATTATTCAGGACAAGCGCCTCGACAACTTCGGTACGCCGGAATACAGCGAGCCGGGCAGCGGCGGTTTCGTGGGCGATACGCTGCTGGTGAACGGCGCGCAGAGCCCTTACGTGGAAGTCTCACGCGGCTGGGTGCGTCTACGCCTGCTGAACGCCTCCAACGCGCGCCGCTACCAGCTGCAAATGAGCGACGGGCGTCCGCTGCACGTGATCGCAGGCGATCAGGGCTTTCTGCCTGCGCCGGTCGCGGTAAAACAGCTGGCGCTGGCGCCGGGCGAGCGCCGTGAAGTGCTTATCGACATGACCAACGGCGATGAAGTTTCCATAACCTGCGGCGAAGCGGCGTCGATAATGGACCGTATTCGCGGCATCTTTGAGCCTTCCAGCATTCTTATCTCGACGCTGGTGCTGACGCTACGCCCCACCGGCCTGCTGCCGCTGGTGACGGATACCCTGCCGATGCGCCTGCTGCCGGACGAGATAATCAACGGCGCGCCGGCGCGTAGCCGCGATATTACGCTCAGCGACGATCCGGGCATTAATGGGCAGCTGTGGGATATGAAGCGTACCGACGTGCAGACCCAGCAGGGCGCGTGGGAGCGCTGGACGGTGCGCTCCGATATGCCGCAGTCGTTCCATATGGAAGGCGTGAGTTTTCTTATCCGCAGCGTCAACGGCGCCGCGCCGTTCCCGGAAGATCGCGGCTGGAAGGACACGGTGTGGGTGGATGGCCAGGTGGAATTGCTGGTCTGGTTCAGCCAGCCGTCCTGGGAGCATTTCCCGTTCCTTTATTCCAGCCAGACGCTGGAGATGGCCGATCGCGGTTCGGTCGGGCAGATGGTGGTCAACCCGGCGCCGTAA
- the plsC gene encoding 1-acylglycerol-3-phosphate O-acyltransferase, with protein sequence MLSIVRMIIVVIYSLLVSVLGSIWCLFSPRNPRHVATFGHMFGRLSTVFGLKVELRKPQDAENYGNAIYIANHQNNYDMVTASKIVQPPTVTVGKKSLAWIPFFGQLYWLTGNLLIDRNNRSKAHGTIAEVVEHFRKRKISIWMFPEGTRSRGRGLMPFKTGAFHAAIAAGVPIIPVCVSNTHGKIKLNRWNNGLVIVEMLPPVDTQGWGKEQVRELAAHCRQLMEAKIAELDKEVAEREAAGKV encoded by the coding sequence ATGTTATCGATCGTTCGAATGATTATTGTAGTTATCTATAGTCTTCTGGTTTCTGTTCTGGGTTCGATATGGTGTCTGTTCAGTCCGCGTAACCCGCGCCATGTGGCAACGTTCGGCCATATGTTCGGGCGTCTTTCCACCGTGTTCGGTCTGAAGGTTGAGTTACGTAAACCGCAGGACGCGGAAAATTATGGCAATGCGATTTACATCGCCAACCACCAGAACAACTACGACATGGTGACGGCGTCGAAAATCGTGCAGCCGCCGACCGTGACCGTCGGCAAAAAAAGTCTGGCGTGGATCCCGTTCTTCGGCCAGCTCTACTGGCTGACCGGCAACCTGCTTATCGACCGCAACAACCGCAGCAAAGCGCACGGCACTATCGCAGAAGTCGTCGAGCACTTTCGCAAGCGCAAGATTTCCATCTGGATGTTCCCGGAAGGCACCCGCAGCCGTGGCCGCGGTCTGATGCCGTTTAAAACCGGCGCGTTCCATGCCGCTATCGCGGCCGGCGTGCCGATTATTCCGGTCTGCGTCTCCAATACGCATGGTAAAATCAAGCTCAATCGTTGGAACAACGGTCTGGTCATCGTCGAAATGTTACCGCCTGTCGACACCCAGGGTTGGGGAAAAGAACAGGTGCGGGAACTTGCCGCCCACTGCCGCCAGCTGATGGAGGCGAAAATCGCCGAGCTGGATAAAGAAGTGGCCGAGCGCGAAGCCGCCGGCAAGGTCTGA
- the parC gene encoding DNA topoisomerase IV subunit A, giving the protein MSDMAERLALHEFTENAYLNYSMYVIMDRALPFIGDGLKPVQRRIVYAMSELGLNASAKFKKSARTVGDVLGKYHPHGDSACYEAMVLMAQPFSYRYPLVDGQGNWGAPDDPKSFAAMRYTESRLSKYAEVLLGELGQGTVDYVPNFDGTLNEPKMLPARLPNILLNGTTGIAVGMATDIPPHNLREVAKAAVSLIDSPKTSLDELLDIVQGPDYPTEAEIITSRAEIRKIYQSGRGSVRMRAVWKKEDGAVVISALPHQVSGARVLEQIANQMRAKKLPMVDDLRDESDHENPTRLVIVPRSSRVDMDQVMNHLFATTDLEKSYRINLNMIGLDGRPAVKNLLEILTEWLAFRRDTVRRRLNYRLEKVLKRLHILEGLLVAFLNIDEVIEIIRSEDEPKPVLMSRFGISETQAEAILELKLRHLAKLEEMKIRGEQSDLEKERDQIQGILASERKMNTLLKKEIQADADAYGDDRRSPLHEREEAKAMNEHDMLPSEPVTIVLSQMGWVRSAKGHDIDAKALSYKAGDSWLSSAKGKSNQPVVFIDSTGRSYALDPVSLPSARGQGEPLTGKLTLPPGAVVEHMLMTGEEQKLLMASDAGYGFVCTFNDLVARNRAGKALITLPENANVLPPLEIEHDDDMLLAITAAGRMLMFPVADLPQLSKGKGNKIISIPSADAAKGDDKLAYLTILPPQSTVTLHVGKRKIKLRPEELQKVHGERGRRGTLMRGLQRIDRVEVDAPSRPKADDGEA; this is encoded by the coding sequence ATGAGCGATATGGCAGAGCGTCTTGCGCTGCATGAATTCACTGAAAACGCCTATCTGAACTATTCCATGTACGTCATCATGGACCGCGCGCTGCCGTTTATCGGCGACGGGCTTAAGCCTGTTCAGCGCCGCATCGTCTATGCCATGTCGGAACTGGGACTGAACGCCAGCGCCAAATTCAAAAAATCCGCCCGTACCGTGGGCGACGTGCTGGGTAAATATCACCCGCACGGCGACAGTGCCTGCTATGAAGCGATGGTGCTGATGGCGCAGCCGTTCTCTTACCGTTATCCGCTGGTGGACGGGCAGGGGAACTGGGGCGCGCCGGACGATCCGAAATCCTTCGCGGCGATGCGTTATACCGAATCGCGCCTGTCGAAATATGCCGAAGTGCTGCTGGGCGAACTCGGGCAGGGCACCGTCGATTATGTTCCTAACTTCGACGGCACGCTGAACGAGCCGAAAATGCTGCCGGCGCGTCTGCCGAACATTCTGTTAAACGGCACCACCGGCATCGCGGTGGGCATGGCGACCGACATTCCGCCGCACAACCTGCGCGAAGTCGCTAAAGCCGCCGTGAGCCTGATCGACAGCCCGAAAACCAGCCTCGACGAGCTGCTGGATATCGTGCAGGGCCCGGACTACCCGACCGAAGCCGAAATCATCACCTCGCGCGCTGAGATTCGCAAAATCTACCAGAGCGGCCGCGGCTCGGTGCGTATGCGCGCCGTCTGGAAAAAAGAAGATGGCGCGGTGGTCATCTCCGCGCTGCCGCATCAGGTTTCTGGCGCCCGCGTGCTGGAGCAGATAGCAAACCAGATGCGCGCCAAAAAACTGCCGATGGTCGATGACCTGCGCGATGAATCAGATCACGAAAACCCGACGCGTCTCGTTATCGTGCCGCGCTCCAGTCGCGTGGATATGGATCAGGTGATGAACCACCTGTTCGCCACGACCGATCTGGAAAAAAGCTACCGTATCAACCTCAACATGATTGGGCTGGATGGCCGTCCGGCGGTGAAAAATCTGCTGGAGATCCTCACCGAATGGCTTGCGTTCCGCCGCGATACGGTGCGCCGTCGCCTTAATTATCGTCTGGAGAAAGTGCTCAAGCGGCTGCATATTCTGGAAGGTTTGCTGGTCGCGTTTCTCAATATCGACGAAGTTATCGAGATTATCCGCAGCGAAGATGAGCCGAAGCCGGTGCTGATGAGCCGTTTCGGCATCAGCGAAACCCAGGCCGAAGCGATCCTCGAACTCAAACTGCGCCATCTCGCGAAGCTTGAAGAGATGAAGATCCGCGGCGAACAGAGCGATCTGGAAAAAGAGCGCGATCAGATCCAGGGCATTCTCGCCTCCGAGCGCAAAATGAATACCCTGTTGAAAAAAGAGATCCAGGCGGACGCCGACGCCTATGGCGACGATCGCCGTTCACCGCTGCATGAGCGCGAAGAAGCGAAGGCGATGAACGAGCATGACATGCTGCCGTCCGAGCCGGTCACTATCGTGCTCTCCCAGATGGGCTGGGTACGCAGCGCCAAAGGCCATGACATCGACGCCAAAGCGCTGAGCTATAAAGCGGGCGACAGCTGGCTTTCGTCCGCGAAGGGCAAGAGCAACCAGCCGGTGGTGTTTATCGACTCCACGGGGCGCAGTTACGCGCTCGACCCGGTCTCGCTGCCGTCGGCCCGCGGCCAGGGCGAACCGCTCACCGGTAAGCTGACGCTGCCGCCAGGCGCGGTGGTGGAACATATGCTGATGACCGGCGAGGAGCAAAAGCTGCTGATGGCGTCTGACGCGGGCTACGGATTCGTTTGCACCTTCAACGATCTGGTGGCGCGCAACCGTGCCGGTAAGGCGCTGATTACGCTGCCGGAAAACGCGAACGTGCTGCCGCCGCTCGAAATTGAGCATGACGATGACATGCTGCTCGCCATTACGGCGGCAGGGCGTATGCTGATGTTCCCGGTGGCGGACTTGCCGCAGCTCTCTAAAGGCAAGGGCAACAAAATCATCTCCATTCCTTCCGCTGACGCGGCGAAAGGCGACGATAAGCTCGCTTATCTCACCATCCTGCCGCCGCAGAGCACCGTGACGCTGCACGTTGGCAAACGTAAAATCAAGCTGCGCCCGGAAGAGCTGCAAAAAGTGCATGGCGAACGCGGTCGTCGCGGAACGCTGATGCGCGGCCTGCAACGCATCGACAGGGTCGAAGTGGACGCGCCGTCGCGCCCGAAAGCCGACGACGGCGAGGCGTAA
- a CDS encoding DUF4365 domain-containing protein codes for MKKSVKTPAKTNDDDGSQLPTVHENHITGESGALFVSQQINAMNYICRRMDNRDYGIDAEIEITLEKDDKKYATGKKIHAQIKCGPSFFDNPVNDSGWTNYFSSSTVNYWLNHTIPVIVIICDLQGNCYWQLVTSYNLERTEKNYKLFFPAANKLSAAKNDFDKIANSQYHAKETVITFLLDSDFNVQNDQQELEVLCGEAMLAIARKEPLHIDIAFADEFSAIETLSNLKNTENALTIKERRAILDAEKIIERYTVIRHFLSDAINLVFRTPFFQGIYNSFVTHGEIQVAQIIKGIFDLRARQLASPVVNADTTLEIWHTQHEDFSFRVYLTGDDHNKLVEKLERLDGLDALRIPGSYIVNNLDKDMVYSKVVPALVISLLNYLDRTNKEFKDLKFSVNSDDDYLFWWNVGLA; via the coding sequence GTGAAAAAATCCGTAAAAACGCCTGCTAAAACTAACGACGATGATGGCTCACAGCTGCCCACGGTTCATGAAAACCATATAACGGGCGAAAGCGGCGCGCTCTTTGTGAGTCAGCAGATTAACGCCATGAATTATATCTGCCGACGCATGGACAACAGAGATTACGGCATTGACGCAGAAATCGAGATAACGCTTGAGAAAGACGATAAAAAATACGCGACCGGGAAAAAGATCCATGCTCAGATCAAATGCGGCCCTAGTTTTTTTGATAACCCGGTGAATGACAGTGGTTGGACCAACTACTTTTCGAGCAGCACTGTTAATTACTGGCTAAACCATACGATCCCCGTCATCGTCATTATTTGCGATCTACAAGGCAACTGTTACTGGCAACTCGTCACCAGCTATAACCTGGAAAGGACAGAGAAAAACTATAAGCTCTTTTTCCCTGCTGCGAATAAGCTGTCGGCAGCTAAAAATGATTTCGATAAAATTGCCAATAGCCAGTACCACGCCAAAGAAACGGTAATTACCTTTTTGCTGGATAGCGATTTTAACGTCCAAAATGACCAGCAAGAGCTGGAAGTATTATGCGGCGAAGCGATGCTGGCGATTGCCCGCAAGGAGCCTCTGCACATCGACATCGCGTTTGCGGATGAATTTTCTGCCATTGAGACGCTAAGTAATCTCAAGAACACAGAAAATGCGCTGACGATTAAAGAAAGAAGAGCAATTCTGGATGCAGAAAAAATCATTGAACGTTATACCGTTATACGCCACTTTCTAAGCGATGCCATTAACCTGGTTTTCAGAACGCCTTTTTTCCAGGGTATTTACAATTCCTTTGTCACTCACGGTGAAATTCAGGTAGCCCAAATCATTAAGGGCATTTTCGATTTACGGGCCAGACAGCTCGCCAGCCCCGTTGTTAATGCTGATACCACCCTTGAAATCTGGCACACGCAACATGAAGACTTCTCTTTCAGGGTGTATTTAACCGGTGACGATCATAATAAATTGGTAGAGAAACTTGAGCGCCTTGATGGCCTGGATGCCTTAAGAATACCAGGCAGCTATATCGTCAACAATTTAGATAAGGATATGGTATATAGCAAGGTTGTCCCTGCCCTGGTGATATCTCTCCTGAATTATCTGGATCGTACCAATAAAGAGTTCAAAGATCTGAAATTTTCCGTTAACTCCGATGATGATTATTTGTTCTGGTGGAACGTGGGTCTCGCGTAA
- a CDS encoding NAD(P)H-dependent oxidoreductase, translated as MSNILIINGAKQFAHSKGQLNDTLTEVAESYLRDVGHDVQVTRADSDYDASEEVQKYLWADVIIYQMPGWWMGAPWTVKKYIDDVFTEGHGSLYASDGRTRSDASKKYGSGGLIQGKKYMLSLTWNAPMEAFTEKDQFFHGVGVDGVYLPFHKANEFLGLTALPTYIANDVIKMPDVPRYVAEYREHLAKIFA; from the coding sequence ATGAGTAACATACTTATCATCAACGGCGCGAAACAGTTCGCTCACTCCAAAGGCCAGCTCAACGACACCCTGACTGAGGTCGCGGAGAGCTACCTGCGCGACGTCGGGCATGATGTTCAGGTCACCCGCGCCGACAGCGACTATGACGCCAGCGAAGAAGTGCAGAAATATCTCTGGGCCGACGTCATTATCTATCAGATGCCAGGCTGGTGGATGGGCGCGCCCTGGACCGTGAAAAAGTATATCGATGATGTTTTCACCGAGGGTCACGGTTCGCTGTATGCCAGCGATGGCCGCACCCGCTCCGACGCCTCGAAAAAGTATGGCTCCGGCGGCCTGATTCAGGGCAAAAAATATATGTTGTCGCTCACCTGGAACGCGCCGATGGAAGCGTTCACCGAGAAAGATCAGTTCTTTCACGGCGTCGGCGTGGATGGCGTCTACCTGCCGTTCCACAAGGCGAACGAGTTTCTGGGCCTGACGGCACTGCCGACGTATATCGCCAATGATGTGATTAAAATGCCGGACGTGCCGCGCTACGTTGCAGAATATCGCGAGCATCTGGCGAAAATTTTTGCTTAA
- a CDS encoding putative quinol monooxygenase: MLTVIAEIRTRPGAHHRQAVLDEFKKIIPAVLAEAGCHGYAPMVDSATGLAFQTSAPDSIVMVEQWASAEHLKAHLETPHMLGFRDAVKGDVLDTTIRILESGV; the protein is encoded by the coding sequence ATGCTGACAGTAATAGCAGAAATTCGTACCCGTCCTGGCGCGCACCATCGCCAGGCGGTGCTGGATGAGTTCAAGAAGATCATTCCTGCGGTGCTGGCGGAAGCCGGTTGCCACGGTTACGCCCCGATGGTCGACAGCGCCACGGGCCTCGCTTTTCAGACCAGCGCGCCGGATTCCATCGTGATGGTAGAGCAGTGGGCCAGCGCCGAGCACTTAAAAGCGCACCTGGAAACCCCGCATATGCTCGGTTTTCGTGACGCGGTGAAAGGCGACGTGCTGGATACCACCATCCGCATTCTGGAAAGCGGCGTCTGA